The genome window GTCGGCGGGAGCGGCTCCTGCTTCGATCAGGCGGGCGCGGTAGTGGGCGGCCAGCAGCGGCGACGGGCTGATGCGGGTGGCGTACAGCGCGGTCAACAGGCGTTCGTTCAGCGACAGGCCGGGCAGTTCGGGGTCGAACAGCGCGTCGTAGCTGCCTTGCGTGGCGGCGGCGACTTTTTCGCGTTGGTGGCGGACGGCATAGGTGTTGCTGTCGGCGGTCAGGCCGACGAGGCGGTCCACCAGGTCATTCGCGGCGTCGTAGACGATGGGTTGTTGTGCCATTGAAATAGTCTCCTTGAATGTCATTCAGCCGGTGTGGCGGAGGCAGATGCAGCGCGGGCCTTCACCGCCGCGTCCAAGAACTTTTTCACGCCTTCCCACGATTCCTGGTCGGCGCGCGCGTTGTCCTTGGGATTCCCGCCACTCGTGCTGATCTTGCCGGACACGGGGTGGGCGTAGACGAGCTGGGTGGTGGGCACGTACGGGAACAAAATCGAATGCCCGCCGTTCTCGTAGTCCAGCCATTGCACCGGATACGGGTGCTCCACTTCCACCAACTTGTCCTGCACCATCTTCGAGTAAAGACTCGACGGCCAGGACCCATCGTCGGTGGCCGACAGCAGCATGACCGGGCCTTCGATGTCCTCCACGCGAATTCGCGCACGGGCGACGGCGTCGGGGTCTTGCAACGCGGTCAGGATGGCCTTCTCATGTCGATGCGGCGAGGGGCCTTCGTCAAACGGCGCCCAGGTGGCGGTGCGGTTGTTCTCCCAGACGTGGGGCAGGGGCTTGCCGCCCAAGAGCCACGTGGGGCCTTCGCGGCCGATCTTGGGGTCGCAGGCGTTCTGGCCGCTGTGGACGACGGCGCCGGGTACGTAGGCGACGACGGCCGACACTTCCTTGGGGAAAGTGGCGCCCAGCAGAAGTACGAGTTCGCCGCCGCGCGACTGGCCGCTGATGGCGACGAAGTCGTGCTTGGGCTGAACCTTGTTGCGCAGCCAGCGCAGGCCGGTCTGGAAGTACTCAAGCGGGGTGTTCGAGATGTAGTCGGACAGGCCCGGCGCCTTGAAGTACGCCAGCGCAAAGGCGGCGTAGCCGCGCGAGGCATACAGCGCCGCGCGCGGTTCGTTGATGCCGCCGCCCGATCCGTTCAGGATCATGACGGCGGGGTGCGGGCCGGGGCCGGCGGGCAGGTACAGCGTGCCGACCAGTCCTTCTTCCCGCACGTCCTGGCGCGTGACGCCGTCAGACGCCAGCCGTTGCGTGAAGCTGGCTTGCGCTTGCGCGCCAGCCACGCGGGCCACCACGTCGGTGACCAGAGCGTCGGTCACCGGGTGGTTGAAGTGTTCGCGGCTGGGCGAGTCCACGGGGGACTGCGACCAGACCAGGCCCATCGGGGCCAGGCTGGTGTAGTCGCCGGAGACCGGCGCGTCGCGGGTCAGGTCGACGACGCCGTCCTCGCCTGCCGTGAACGCGGCTTGCGCCTGCCAGAGCACGCCGTTGCGGCGGGTCAGCGCGGTGATTTCCACCGTCTGGCCCGGCTGGACGTGCTCGACCCGGATCTGGCGCGGCACGTCGATCAGGGCGTCCGCGGGGGTGATGGTTAGGGTCGGCGCCATGGCTTATTTACCAGCAGCGGCGGCCGGCACTTTGGTGACCATCATGGCGGCCGTGCGGTCGCTGGTCATCGGGGTGACCTTCAGGCCCTTCTTGGTGGCCCAGATGTTCTTGTAGTGGAACAGCGGGAAGATGGCCACGTCATCCGACACGATCTTGACGGAGTCGCGCAGGATGGCTTCGCGCTTGGCCACGTCGAATTCCGACGTGGATTGTTCCAGCGCGGCGTCTACCTTGGCGTTGCTGTAGTGGCCCCAGTTGGAGGCGCCCAGGCCCTTCTTGGCGTCGACGGTGGCCAGGATGTTGACCAGCGCGTAGCTGGCTTCACCCGTGCCGTTGCCCCATGCCAGCATGCTGACGGCGAACTCGTTCTTGTTGGCGCGGCCCGAGTACACGGCCCATGGCACCACTTCCACTTGGGTCTTCACGCCAACGCGGGTCCAGAACTGCGCAATCGCTTGGGCCGTTTCCGGGCCTTGCGGGTAGCGGTCGTTCGGCACGTGCATCGTCAGCTTGAAGCCGTCGGGGAAACCCGCTTCGGCCAGCAGCTTCTTGGCTTTTTCTACGTCGTTGGGGATGTCTTTGACGTCGGGGTTGTAGCCGAAGGTGTCCTTGGGCATCCACTGGTTGGCTTCGGTGGCCGCGCCTTGCAGGATGCGGTCAGAGATTGCCTTGCGGTTGATGGCCAGGTTCAGCGCTTGGCGCACGCGCAGGTCCAAGAGCGGGTTTTTGTCCAGCGGCTTGCCGTTGTTGTCGGTGATGTACTGGTTGGGCGCGGGGTTGAAGCTGGGTTGCAGAATCATGACGCGCAGGCCGTCGTACGGGTAGACCGAGATGTTCGCGGCCTTTTGCAGTTTGGCCAGGTCAGACACCGACACCTTGTCGATCACGTCCACGTCGCCCGCCAGCAGCGCGGCAGTGCGCGAGGCGGCGTTGTTGATGTAGCGGTAGTTGACCTTGTCCCAGGTGGCTTTTTCGCCCCAGTAGCCGTCGTTGCGTTCCATGATGACGCGGTCGCCCGGCGTGTAGGACACGAACTTGTACGGGCCGGTGCCGACCACGGCCTTGCCCGAGTTGTAGTCTTCGGTGGTCGACTTTTCACCGACGTGCTTGCTGACGACGTGGACGGATGCCAGGTTCAGCGGCAGGTCGGGGTTGGGCGCCTTGGTCTTGACGATCAGGGTCAGCGGGTCCTTGGCGGTCATCGTGTCGATGGTGCGCAAGTAGCCGGCATAGGTGGCGACGCTGCCGGGAACGGCGCGGGCGCGGGTGTAGGAATAGATCAGGTCGTCGGCGGTGAACGGCGTGCCGTCCTGCCATTTAACGCCTTCACGCAGCTTGAATTCCCAGGTGGTGGGGTCCAGCGGCTTCCAGCTGACGGCCAGGCCCGGCTGCAGCTTGTTCCACTTGTTTTCAATCAAGAGGTCCCAGAAGTGCAGGGCCACCGAGCGGTCGCCGGCGTGGTTGTTCAGCTGCGGGTCCAAGGACGACAGCGGGTCTGCGAAACCGATCGACAGATTGTCGGCGGAGGCGGCGGCAGAGGCGCCCAGGATGGCGGCGGTAAGGGTCGAGAGAATCAGGCGTTTCATGTTCGGGGTCCTTGGTAGGGGGGGAACTAGCTGTAATCCAGCGCCGCGGCAACAGTGCCGCGGCCGGTAGGGTTCAGGCCATGTCGTTTAAATGACAGGCGCTCAAATGGTTGATGGCGATTCCCTTCAATGTGGGAACCTCGGTTTTGCAACGCGGCATCGCATGCGGACATCGCGGATGAAAATGGCAGCCGCCCGGCGGGTTCAACGGGCTGGGGATCTCGCCCTTGATCGCGGTAAAGATCTTGTGGCGCGACTTCAGGGTAGGGATCTCAGCCAGCAGGGCTTGGGTGTAGGGATGGTTCGGGTGCTGGAAAACTTCTTCCACCGTGGCCGTTTCCACTACGCGGCCCAGGTACATGATGACGACGCGGTCGGACAAATGCTCCACCACGCCCAGGTCATGGCTGATGAACAGATACGTCAGGTTCAGCTCTTCGCGCAGGTCCATGAACAGGTTCAGGATCTGCGCTTGGATCGATACGTCCAGCGCGGCAACGGCTTCGTCGCAAACCAGCATGGATGGCTGCACGGCCAGCGCGCGGGCAATGCCGATGCGCTGGCGCTGGCCGCCGCTGAACTGGTGCGGATAGCGTTGGCGCAGCGCGGGGTCCAGGCCCGCGCGTTCCAGCTGGGCGCTGACGTAGTCGTCAAAACCGGCGTTGTCGACCAGGCCATGGATGCGGGCCGCTTCGCCGACGATCTCGTCCACGCGCAGACGCGGGTTGAGACTGGCGTAGGGGTCCTGGAAGATCATCTGCACGGTCAGACGGGCAGCGTGGGCTGCGGCTGAGTTCATGTCGGCCGGGCGCACGCCGTTGATGCGGACTTCTCCGCCCGACGGCGTCAACAGGCCCGCCGCGATGCGGCCCAGCGTGGATTTGCCGCAGCCGGATTCACCGACCAGGCCGACCACTTCGCCGGGGTTCACGATCAGGTCCACGCCGTCTACGGCGCGTGTGATGGCGGGCGGTTTGGACAAGCCCATGCGTTGCATGGCGCGGCCGGCGGCGCCAACTTTGCGTTCGCCAAAACGCTTGCTGACTTGAGCAAGGTCAATCAGCGGGGTGGGGGCGGCTGATAGAGTCATGCCATCACCTCGCTGGTTTGGATCGTGGGATGGAAGCAGCGCACTTTATGTTCGGGCAAGGCTTGCGTAATGCCGGGTTGCTGACCACAGGCGGCGGTGGCGCGCGAGCAGCGCGCGGAAAACGCGCAGCCTGCGGGCAGGTGCAGCAGGTTGGGCGTCATGCCCGGAATCTGGCGCAGGCGCTGCCCGCGCTGGTTGTTGCTGGGCAGGCTGTCGATCAGACCCACCGTGTACGGATGCTGCGGGCGGTCCAGCACGTCGTCCACTTTGCCGTGTTCGACGATGCGGCCGGCGTACATGACAGCCACGTCGTCCGCCAGACCAGCCACGACCGACAGATCGTGCGTGATCCAGATCAGGCTGGTGCCGTGCTGCTGCGCCAGCTTTTGCACTTCGGACAAGATCTGCGCCTGAATGGTGACGTCCAGCGCGGTCGTCGGTTCATCGGCAATGATCAGGTCGGGGCGGTGCAGCATCGCAATGGCAATGGCCACGCGTTGACGCATGCCGCCAGACAACTGATGCGGATACGCCAGCAGGCGCTCTTCAGGGCTGGGTATGCCCATCATGCCCAGCGTGTCGCGCGACAGCTCGCGGGCCTGCGCCTTGCTCATCTTGTTATGCGCGCGCACGGTTTCGATCATTTGCACGTCCACCCGCAAGACGGGGTTCAGCGTCATCATCGGATCTTGGAAGATCATGGCGATGCGGTTGCCTTGCAGGCGGCGCATTTCTCGCGGCGACAGCTTGGTCAGGTCGCGGCCCTGGAACAGCACTTCGCCGCCCACGACGCGGCCCGGCGCGTCGACCAGACCCATGATGGAAAAGCCGGTGACGGATTTGCCCGAGCCGGATTCACCGACCAGGCCCAGGATCTTGCCGCGTTCCAAGGTAAAGGACACGTCGTCCACGGCAGGCAGCACGCCCGCGCGGGTGTGGAAGTGCGTGCGCAGGTTGCGCACTTCAAGCGTGGCCGGCGCGCTGGCGGATGCGGAGCGGTCGGTCATTTGTGGGTCCTCGGGTTCAGTACGTCGCGCAGGCGGTCGCCCACCAGATTGATGGCCACAATGGTGATCAGCAGCGCGATGCCGGGGTAGAAGCTGATCCAGTATTCGCCGGACAGCATGTATTGGAAGCCGTTGGAAATCAGCAGGCCCAGCGACGGTTCGGTCACCGGCACGCCCAGGCCCAGGAAGCTCAAGGTGGCTTCCAAGGTAATGGCGCGCGCGATCTGCAAGGTGCCAATCACAATCAACGGCGGCAGGCAGTTGGGCAGAATGTGCTTCAACATGATCCGCCAATTGGGAATGTCCAGGCAGCGGGCGGCTTCAACGTATTCACGGCGGCGTTCGACCAGGGCCTGGCCGCGCGCGGTGCGGGCGTAGTAGGCCCATTCCAGAATCACCAGCGTCAGCACCACGTTACCCACGCCCTTGCCCAGATAGGCCAGGATCATCATGGCCACCAGGATCGACGGGAACGACAGGATCAAGTCGACCAGACGCATGATGAAGGCATCGACCTTGCCGCCCGCGTAGGCGGCCAGCAGGCCCAGCAAGGTGCCGATGATGCCAGCGATAACGGCAGAACCCACGCCCACCATCAGGCTGATGCGCAGGCCGTACAAGATGCCCGACAGCAGATCGCGGCCTTGGCCGTCGGTGCCCAGCCAATAGTGGAAGGTGCCCAAGCCGTTCATGGAACCCGGCGTCATGCGCGAATCCAGCACGTCGATTTGCAGCAGGTCATACGGATTCTGCGGCGAGATCCACGGCGCGAAGATCGCGGCCAGGATCAGCAGCGTGGCGATGACCAGCCCGAACACCGCCGTCTTGGACGACAGGAATTCGGTCAAGTTGCGGCGCCAGGGGGATTCGCGGCGCAGGGCGGGAATCTTCTCGGGGGTTGCAGCGGTGCTCATGCCGAGCCCTCCAGCCGTACCCGGGGGTCCAGCACTTTATAAAGAATGTCCACGATCAGGTTCAGCGTCACGAACAGGCACACCACCACGATCAGGTAGGCGACGATCACCGGGCGGTCCAGCGCGTTCAGGCTGTCCAGAATCAGCTTGCCAGCGCCGGGCCACGAAAAGATGCTTTCCGTGATGACGGCAAACGCGATGGTCGAGCCCAGTTCCAGGCCCAGCACCGTCACCAGCGGGATCATGGTGTTGCGAAAGACGTGCACACAGACCACGCGAAAAGGCGACAAACCCTTGGCGCGCGCGAACTTCACGAAGTCCAGCGGAATCACGTCGCGCACACCGGCGCGGGTCAGGCGGATCACCAAAGAGATCTTGAAGAGCGACAGATTCAGCGCAGGCAGGATCAGGTGGCGCAGGCCATCGGTCGTCAACCAAGACCATTGAAAGCCCAGGAACTCCACCGTCTGTCCGCGGCCGCTGGCGGGCAGCCAGCCGAGCGACACGCTGAAGGTCATGATCAGCATCAGCGCCACCCAGAAGGTGGGCAGCGAGAAGCCGACGATGCTGCCAGCCATGATCATCTTGGAAAAGCGGCTGTCCGGGTACAGGCCAGCCACCAGACCCAGCGGCAGACCGATCAGCACGGCCAGGAACAGGGCGGAAAACGCCAGTTCCAGCGTGGCGGGCAGCCGCTGAATCACCAGTTCGATGGCGGGAATGTTGTAGACAAAGCTATTGCCCAGGTTGCCGTGCAGCGCGCCGTTCAAAAAGCCCAGGTACTGCTGCCACAAGGGCTTGTCCAGACCCAGCTCCGCGATGATGCGGGCGCGGTCCACCTGGTCTACGTCTTGGCCGATCAGAATGTCTACCGGGTTGCCAATGGCGTGCAAACCCACGAAGACGATCAGCGTCATCAAAAATACGACTACCGCGGCTTGCGCAATGCGGCGTAGCAACCAACCGGTCATTGCGTGGTCTCCGCCTGCGGCGCCGGGGCGGGCGTCCATTCGTCGCCGAACACTTCGGGCTCAGAGAACGCTTCCATATTGGCGTAGTACGTCTCGACGTCTTCGCGGTAGAACAGGCCGGCAATGCCTTGCGCCAGGCGCTTGGCGCCATCGCTGATGGCCGGAATGTCGCCCGAGATCGTGCCTTGCGTCAGCGCGGCGGGGTACGAGAAGCAGTGCACGCGGTCAAGGCCGGGGCACGCGCCCGGCAGTTTTTCCTGCAATTCAAAGACGGCGCCCAGGTCGGGCGAATCATGCAGCTCCTGGTCTTCGTCGCCAGCGGGCGGGGTGTAGCGGTCGCCCCAATTGCGCACGTGTGGCGCCAGCGCGGCAAACTCCGGGCGCACGGTCCAGTCGATGCGGAAACCCGTGGAGAAGATCATGAAATCCAGCACGAACACGCCTTTGGGCGTGGTGACATGGATGTCGTTGCCGACCAGCGCCAGGTCCAGCACGCCACAGCCCATATTGAAGCGGGCGTTTTCAAAGCGGGATACGCGCAAGGTGCTGCCGCGCGGGGGCGGCACTTGGGCGGCGTTGATGTAGTGGCGGATCTTCCACTTCCAATCGTCGGGCAGCGTCAGGTGGCCGTGGGTCAGGCCCGGGTTGCCCGCGCCTTTGCCCTTGTTCACGCGAGGAATGTCATTGCGGCGGATCAGCAGGTCAACGCTCGCAGCGCCCGCTTCCAAGGCGGTGCCTGCGCTGTCCATGGCGGATGCGCCCGCGCCGACAACGCCGACGCGCTTGCCAGCCAGCGTGGCGTAGTCCATCACGTCGGACGAATGCGCCCAGCGGTCGCGCGGCAACTTCTTAGCAAAATCAGGCACATAGGCGCCGCCCAAACCGTCGCGGCCGGTAGCCAGCACGACGCGGCGAGCCAGCACGGTGCTGCGGCCGGCAGAGGACTCGATGTCCAGCTGCACCAGATTGTCGGCGCGCGGCAGTACGGCCAGCACGCGATGTTCGTTGCGCACGTCCAGGTTCAGCACGCGGCGGTACCAGCGCAGGTAATCCATCCATTGCAGGCGCGGGATCTTGTCCAGCGCTTCCCACGCGTCCAGGCCAAACTGCGCTTCAAACCAGGCGCGGAACGTCAGCGCGGGCAAGCCCAGGGCAGGGCCCGTCAATTGCTTGGGACTGCGCAGCGTTTCCATGCGCGCAGTGGTGGCCCAGGGGCCTTCATACCCTTCGGGCGACTGATCGAAGATGGGCGCGGTAATGCCCAAGTGCGTCAGCGATGCCGCAGCGGCCAAACCGGCCATGCCGCCGCCGATGATGGCCACGTCCAGCACTTGCTGGCCGTCCACAAACCGGGGCGCGACCCAGTTCTTGGCAGGGATTTCCAGCCAGGACAGGTCTTGCCGCAGGCGCGCTTCCAGCGCGGCTAGGCCTTGCGGCGGGGTGGCAACGGGCAGATTCATAGTGCGGGGGTTTCCATAACAGGGGCGTCATCACCGTAGATCGACTGCAACAGCGCCGAATGCTCGCAAGCGTCATGCTGCACAAAGCCGGGGAGCAGGGCGGCGGCGGCATCGGCCAGCGCGTCCGCCATGGCCTGGCAGGCGGGCGTCATGGGTTGCGATTGCGGGGTGATGACCCCAAAGAAAAAGGGGATGTCCAGGTCGATGGGCCGTATCGCCACGCCCGGCATCGGAACGCCGTAGGCGGTGATCGGTTCCAGCACCGACACGCCAAGTCCAGCGCGCACGGCGGCCAGGGCGTTGACGGACGAATTGGTTTCAATGGTGCCGGGCGCATTGCCGGTGTGCGCCAGCGCGGCGTCCAGGCGGCGGCGCAGGCGGTAAGGATTGGCCATGGTGATCAAGCGGCGTCCGGCCAGGGCGGACACGGGCACCACATCGTGCGCGGCGACGGGATCATCTTCTGGCAACGCAACCACACAGGGCGCTTGCCCGATCCAATGCACCGTCAAACCGCGATGCTCCAGCGGCAGGCTGGTTGCGCCCAATTGCGCGGCGCCGGTCAGCACGGCGTGCACAACACGCTCGGGCGAGGCGCTACGCACCTGGATGCGGGTGCCGGTGGTTTGGGATTCGATACGTTTGAGCGCATCGGGCAGCAACCCGGCGGCCAGGGCAGACGTGGCTGCCAGCAGCAAGGGCTTGGCTTGCCCGCGAGCAATCTCTTCGGCCCGGCCGCGTATCTGTTGCAGGCTGGCCAAGGCGCGTTCTACGTCGTCATACAGCAGGAAACCCTGCTCGGTCGGCGTGACCCGCGGTCCGCTGCGCGCAAACAAGGCATAGCCGATTTCGGCTTCCAGCTCTTGCAACAGGCGGCTGATGGCCGGCTGCGAACGCCCGAGCAGACGCCCGGCAGCGGTAACGCTACCTGTGGACATGACGGCCGCGAAGGCCTCGAGTTGACGAAGTTCCATCTGTCTTGCTTTATGCTCAGGACGAATTCTTGCTCGCCAAGTATGCGCGCTGCAAATAATTAAAAGGCATAAGTAAATTCCCTAATATTGGGTTTTCCATCATTTTTCATAACTTCGCGTTATTTCAATGACTTAGGGATTACCCGCTGAACCTCCACTTGCTGTGGGGCCAGCGGAAGGCAGGCCCTTTCGACGCGCAGGGTGGCGTCTGGCGTAGGGGGTGGGGTTGGGTTCAATGGCGAAGGGAGTCCACGGCAAAAGGGCATCCTGCTGTTGCGTGCAGGAGTTTCTGGCCTTTGGGCGATGGCGTCATCGGGCTTGGACGCGGCAGTTGGACCTACATGAGTGGAAACCACACGGTGGTCTCGGATTGTGCATCGACCAACACTATTACGTGATCGGGGTCCATCGTTGCGATGCTCGAATCAGCGTTGAGCAGCTGGAATAGTACGGACCAATAGGAAATTCCGAGTCCAAGGCGTTCGTGGCCAAATCCCCCGGTTTCCAGGTGCGCGTTTGCCGCGCCAAGCCGCAGTTGCGTTTTCTTTTTGCGAAAACCGGTCTCGGCAAATTCTCTGGCCAGGAAAATCGCTCGTTCTTTGCCAATACTCATAAATGCTCCAGGTCTGCGTCGCCGTATTGCCGCTAGACATGTGGTTCCACATACATAGCGGATGTATTTAAAGCGCCGGCCTTCAGACAGTCCCTATATAACTACGCATCATTTGCACGCTAGTCTTTCGCTCGGGAAGCGGTCTGGGCGCGATTGGGCCGAAAGATACTCCTATTCCCGAATCGACCTTCTAGCTAGGACGCTGGCCGCGATCCGGCATGCATTGAGAATAGCTTCACAATAAATGGATGTTGTATGAAGAAAATTGCCGTCGTTGTTTTTGGGATTTTGGTGTCTTCAATGGCTCATGCTGCGCCAAATTGGCAGAAGCTTATGGACAATGAAATGGGCACGATGTTTTTGGATAAGAATTCTATTCAAGATACCAAAGCCAAAAACACGAGGCAGGCGGATCTGCTAATAAATTACAAGGATCGCTCTGGCATCGTTTCCACCGTCACGGTGTACGAAATTAATTGCAAAACCAAAAAAGACCGCAGGGTAAAGGTATCTGATTACGAAAAGTCTGATGCGCAGGGACGGCTTTTTGGAAGCACTCCGTTGGATGAGTCGTTCGAGCCGGCAGATCCGGGGATGGTCAAGTTGATATGTCCTTGATAAATATATGAAAACACCTGTGCGCATGCTTTTCGCGTGATGGTGGGCTAGGGGTTTTGTTGCCTATTGAACTGAGGAAGGAATGCATTACATCCGCATTGTGGGAATGTTGTTGTTGATCGCTTCAATATCCGGGTGTGCCAACCTGAATGTCGGGGAAGGCTATCTCAGTATTGGAGAAGCGCTTACCGGCAAACGAGTCGAGCGAACAGAAGATGCAATGGCATCCTGGGTTGGCAGCGATATCGATGCAGTGGCTGCCGCGTGGGGGCCTCCTTCCTCGGTATATACCAATAAGGATGGCAGCAAGGTTTATGACTATTCCTACACGATTACAAAAACCCGAGCGGCCCAAAAGAACGTCTACGGTCAGGTCTTAGCGCCGGGTGAGTCCAGTAGCAGTACGTGCAATCGGGCTTTCCTGGTTGCACCTGACGGGGTGATAAGCAAGTGGAAAGTGACAACGCCAAGAACGTGTGAATTCACGGGTAAGAAGGTTTCAAAAGAAATCCCCATTCCCCAATCGACCTTCTGAAAAGCATTGCAGAATGTGGAATCGGGCGCAGATGTACAACATCTGCGCCCGATTCTCATGTGTGAATGCGGCCAGGCCGCGGCGCTGCTCGTGTTCACGGACGGCACGCCAGAAGGCAATCAAGCCATCAAGGGCGCGCTGGCTATAAGCCTCACCAACGATCTTCCCGCCAGATCCTTCTGATCGCCCGAAATCCGAACGCCGCAGCACCCAGCGCCACGAGCAGCGCAGCCCATGCCAGCCGTTCGTGCAGCGTCTTGCGCGATACTGCCTGTTCATAGGCGGGCTCAGGGTCCGCCAGCAGCTCTCCACCTTTGCGCACACCGTGGACCTTTACCGGAATCATTACGTCGAAGGATCGGCCCTGTTGCCGGCCAGCAATTTCAGACGGATCGCGGTGAACCAATAGTTCCACGCGCTCGGCCGGGGTGAACGATACGCCCATCGCTGCGCCCTGAAGCTGGAATGTCACCCCCTGATAGTCATGTGAATACAAGCAGCGCAGTGCGGCTATGGGAGCATTTCGGGGGATGGGAGCGAAGCGCGGGCAGGCCTCTACCTGATCAACCTGCAACGCGACCGTGGTCAGCGCGGCAGGATTGACAGGTACTTCCGTTTTTTTCGCCATTGCGAACAGCTCGGACGAGATCAGGCCCAAGAACAATACCGCAAAGGCTGAAATGCCTACAGGCTTGAGGATTTCTTTCAGTGCGGTCTGTTCAGTCATTCCACGAATCTCAGAGTTTGCTCTCTAGCAGTTTCTGTATTGCCTCGGCGCGGGGCTTGATGTCGTCGGCATTGATGTCGGGCGCAAAATTGATCGTGAGCGTGCCGCCCTCGAATTTGAGTCCGTTCGCATAAGCCGAGCTGGGCGCAGTCGCTTCGTCGTACAAGACCACGATGTTGGCGAGTTTGTCTTTCAGCGCTTTTTTGCCCATCTCGTCGACAGTGATTCGACGAAGGGCTTCGGTCAGCGGGACAAAATAGATGTTGGTGGCGTATCCGTCTTCTTTGTACCGGTCAGCTTTGCCGGCCACGGCAAGAGTATCCCACTTGACCTCGACGGGAACCGCATAGCCCGCTGCGGTCTGAACTGCCTTTAGTTGGGCAGGAAACGTGGTTTCCTGATAAGCCGCGATCGCGCGCCGCTCCGCAAGTCCGGCCCCTTGCGCCTGGACATACGTCACGGGCGCGAGAGCGACCATTGCGCCAAGAAGCACTCGCCGAACACTGGGAAGGAGGGATAGTCTCAAGGTCTCACCTTTTTGTAGGGAAGCATTTTAGATGTGGTATCAAGCGATTGATTGACTGCGCGGGGTTTCACGGTGCGCTGTTGGGGGCGCCGGAAACGTGGTCCGCAGGGTCATAGCGTCGCCATTAAAGCGTGAGGCGAAGCGCTGCAAGTGTACGAAAATTCGTATTCGTTGATGTGAGCTGCGCCAGCCATATTTGGTGATGGGGACGCGCTGTGGCAACCTTGGCCAGGAAATCAGGCGCGGTATTTTCTTACACACCTTCAGTTTTATTCGCCTTCGGTCGTCTTTTTCGTGCCCCTCGGTCTGCTATAAGAGTACGTACCAAGTCTTTGTAGTGCGAGGGAAAATGTCGATTCAAATGTTGGGCCGCTGCGGCGTTGCGCTGGTTTTGATTGCACTGGGTTCCGGGTGTTCAATGATGGGGCGTGGAGATTCCAGTCGCAGCAGCGAGTGCAGTTGGTACCGCAGCAGTTGCATCCATGAGGGATCTTACGAGCCGGGTGAGGAGTCCTATGCGGAAGAGGAAGCCAAGCGCTTGAACAAGGCTTCGTCGGACAGGTTGCGCCGCAGCTCGGGTAATTAAGTATGAGCGGTGCGGTGCGCTAGCCGGGCTGCACCGGCTCCACTATTCAACGGTTTACCGCAGCAAGCCCTTTGCGTCTCCAGACCGAGGCGTGTGTATTACCGGACTCCCGGAAATGCGCTCACCCAAGAAACCTTCAAGTCGCCAAAAGCACTGACCAGCTGAACGGTAAAGTCAGGGAAGGCGGTGACGATCTCCCATTTACCGCAGCTGTCGGCGAACGCGTTCACCTTCTGCACGTTCAGGTCGGCAAAAGCGTTGACCTCTTGGACTTTGATGTCGGCAAAGGCGGTAACGAACTGCACTTTGCCACGTAGCGGAATGCCGTTGTAGGTGCAATGGGACTTGTCCAGACCATCGGCATAAGAGATAACAGGCGCGGCAATGAGCGCGGCCAGAATGACGTGCTTGACGCATTTCATGACGGGGATATTTTGGGTTGAGAGTCAGCAGTGGCGGCTAGCTTAATGCAGCCAG of Achromobacter seleniivolatilans contains these proteins:
- a CDS encoding surface-adhesin E family protein, with amino-acid sequence MKKIAVVVFGILVSSMAHAAPNWQKLMDNEMGTMFLDKNSIQDTKAKNTRQADLLINYKDRSGIVSTVTVYEINCKTKKDRRVKVSDYEKSDAQGRLFGSTPLDESFEPADPGMVKLICP
- a CDS encoding flavin-containing monooxygenase, with the translated sequence MNLPVATPPQGLAALEARLRQDLSWLEIPAKNWVAPRFVDGQQVLDVAIIGGGMAGLAAAASLTHLGITAPIFDQSPEGYEGPWATTARMETLRSPKQLTGPALGLPALTFRAWFEAQFGLDAWEALDKIPRLQWMDYLRWYRRVLNLDVRNEHRVLAVLPRADNLVQLDIESSAGRSTVLARRVVLATGRDGLGGAYVPDFAKKLPRDRWAHSSDVMDYATLAGKRVGVVGAGASAMDSAGTALEAGAASVDLLIRRNDIPRVNKGKGAGNPGLTHGHLTLPDDWKWKIRHYINAAQVPPPRGSTLRVSRFENARFNMGCGVLDLALVGNDIHVTTPKGVFVLDFMIFSTGFRIDWTVRPEFAALAPHVRNWGDRYTPPAGDEDQELHDSPDLGAVFELQEKLPGACPGLDRVHCFSYPAALTQGTISGDIPAISDGAKRLAQGIAGLFYREDVETYYANMEAFSEPEVFGDEWTPAPAPQAETTQ
- a CDS encoding LysR family transcriptional regulator, which produces MELRQLEAFAAVMSTGSVTAAGRLLGRSQPAISRLLQELEAEIGYALFARSGPRVTPTEQGFLLYDDVERALASLQQIRGRAEEIARGQAKPLLLAATSALAAGLLPDALKRIESQTTGTRIQVRSASPERVVHAVLTGAAQLGATSLPLEHRGLTVHWIGQAPCVVALPEDDPVAAHDVVPVSALAGRRLITMANPYRLRRRLDAALAHTGNAPGTIETNSSVNALAAVRAGLGVSVLEPITAYGVPMPGVAIRPIDLDIPFFFGVITPQSQPMTPACQAMADALADAAAALLPGFVQHDACEHSALLQSIYGDDAPVMETPAL
- a CDS encoding ABC transporter permease, encoding MTGWLLRRIAQAAVVVFLMTLIVFVGLHAIGNPVDILIGQDVDQVDRARIIAELGLDKPLWQQYLGFLNGALHGNLGNSFVYNIPAIELVIQRLPATLELAFSALFLAVLIGLPLGLVAGLYPDSRFSKMIMAGSIVGFSLPTFWVALMLIMTFSVSLGWLPASGRGQTVEFLGFQWSWLTTDGLRHLILPALNLSLFKISLVIRLTRAGVRDVIPLDFVKFARAKGLSPFRVVCVHVFRNTMIPLVTVLGLELGSTIAFAVITESIFSWPGAGKLILDSLNALDRPVIVAYLIVVVCLFVTLNLIVDILYKVLDPRVRLEGSA